ACTTATGCCTGGTGCAGGGTAGATTCATGGACGCCTTGCAAGATCTAGACTTTTTGCAGAATACAGGTCTCAACTCTTCCGACGTGTTCATCCGCAAGACGGACGCTCTGATCAAACTGAAGCAGTATGAACAGGCTCGCGCCGAATGTGAAAGGGGTTTAAGTCTCGACCCTACCAATGTCAAGTTGAAGGCCCTACTGATAGAAAATACTCGCAGGCTTGCAGAGTACAACGGCGACATCTGAATGCCCAGAAGAGAGCTATAGAGCGCGCATGGGCGCTTGGGTTCCAGCGAAGTTTAAGATTCAGTTGACGAAGTTCTACTAGATAGCTGCGGTAGCCTCATGAGTATTCACGTGCCCTAGGTCAGCTCGCATTTCACTTCATCACCTATATAATGATGCCATTCTAAAAAGATAAAATTTTCAACGTTTAGTTCTAAACTTTACCTAGTGTCATCTCCCGATGCAGGTATTCCCAGCATAAGCACTTAATCATAGCGCAATCACAAGGCCGAACTGCAGCGCTTTGCTGAATACAAAATTGAGACATGTCTTCTGATATCAATGTTACCGTGGCTTCTTTCATAGATAGACTGAAAAGAAGACAGATCTACGGGTCTTACCAGGTGTCGCTGGAAACCCTACAGCTACTGAAAAGGTTTGTTTCCGCAGCTCGTTGGACCAACATAAACGACCTGATTTCACAACTGCGAGCGCTCGGCAGCAGGCTTGCAAAGGCGCAGCCGACAGAGTTTACATGCGGTAACATCATAAGACGAGTGCTCGCGTTGATTCGCGATGAGGTCGAGGAAGAAATTGCTTCAGCGATGGTCCAAAACAACGCCGAGCCAATGATATCCTCTATGTTTAGTCTTCTGCAAAAACCCGTGGCCACGCCCTCCCAGCGCTCCGTCGAACATCCTAAGGCCGACATACGGCAAGTGATTATTCAGGGCATCAAAGACCTGATAGATGAGATCGCAAACATAGACGACGGGATCCAGCAAATCGCCATTGATCTGATTCACGATCGCGAGATACTGCTAACGCCCACTCCCGACTCAAAGACCGTGCTTAAATTCCTCATTAAGGCTCGTGAGC
The Lachancea thermotolerans CBS 6340 chromosome G complete sequence genome window above contains:
- the GCD7 gene encoding translation initiation factor eIF2B subunit beta (highly similar to uniprot|P32502 Saccharomyces cerevisiae YLR291C GCD7 Beta subunit of the translation initiation factor eIF2B the guanine-nucleotide exchange factor for eIF2 activity subsequently regulated by phosphorylated eIF2 first identified as a negative regulator of GCN4 expression) yields the protein MSSDINVTVASFIDRLKRRQIYGSYQVSLETLQLLKRFVSAARWTNINDLISQLRALGSRLAKAQPTEFTCGNIIRRVLALIRDEVEEEIASAMVQNNAEPMISSMFSLLQKPVATPSQRSVEHPKADIRQVIIQGIKDLIDEIANIDDGIQQIAIDLIHDREILLTPTPDSKTVLKFLIKARERNNRDFTVLVSEGFPNNTHVAHQFAKKLSEHGIETTVIPDTAVFALMSRVGKVIIGAKTVFTNGGTISSTAGVSSVCECAREFKTPVFAVAGLYKLSPLYPFDIEKFVEVGGSQRVLPTMENDRVGNHNRLDTVNPIADYVPPENIDIYITNIGGFAPSFIYRVVWDNYKQQDVNLEAN